In Micromonospora sp. WMMA1363, a genomic segment contains:
- a CDS encoding metalloregulator ArsR/SmtB family transcription factor has product MNSGSGYDAFEGASELLRALSAPIRLAIVNELGDGERCVHELVDKLGAPQPLVSQHLRVLRGAGVVRGSRRGREIAYALVDEHVAHIVADAVSHAGEGTVTAAPTTHP; this is encoded by the coding sequence GTGAACAGCGGATCGGGCTACGACGCCTTCGAGGGTGCGAGTGAGCTGCTGCGCGCCCTCTCCGCACCGATCCGACTGGCCATCGTGAACGAACTCGGCGACGGCGAGCGGTGCGTGCACGAGCTGGTCGACAAGCTCGGCGCACCGCAGCCGCTGGTCTCCCAGCACCTACGGGTGCTGCGCGGCGCGGGCGTGGTGCGCGGCTCACGGCGGGGGCGCGAGATCGCGTACGCGCTGGTCGACGAGCACGTCGCGCACATCGTGGCGGACGCGGTGAGCCACGCCGGCGAGGGCACCGTCACCGCCGCGCCGACCACCCACCCCTGA
- a CDS encoding ATP-binding cassette domain-containing protein, translated as MTPSVLTVTRGVVGYDARPVLRDVSLTVTAGEVVAVLGANGTGKSTLIRAVLGLVPLSSGSVTLFDRPLRRFRQWHRIGYVPQRLGAGGGVPATVREVVSAGRLARRGVLRPPGRADRAAVDAALASVGLADRAGDPVATLSGGQQQRALIARALAGEPELLVLDEPTAGVDAASQEAFAGALKDFVAHGGTVLLVAHELGPLRPLISRAVVVHAGGIAHDGPVPEPAGHHADPDHDHVHPHGPDEPAGLWSS; from the coding sequence GTGACACCCTCCGTTCTCACCGTCACGCGCGGGGTGGTCGGCTACGACGCCCGCCCCGTCCTGCGTGACGTCTCCCTGACCGTGACCGCCGGTGAGGTCGTCGCCGTGCTCGGCGCCAACGGCACCGGCAAGTCCACGCTCATCCGTGCCGTGCTCGGGCTGGTCCCGCTCAGCTCCGGCTCGGTCACCCTGTTCGACCGCCCGCTGCGGCGCTTCCGGCAGTGGCACCGCATCGGGTACGTGCCGCAGCGCCTCGGTGCCGGCGGCGGCGTGCCGGCCACCGTCCGCGAGGTGGTGTCCGCTGGCCGGCTGGCCCGGCGGGGCGTCCTGCGCCCGCCGGGGCGCGCTGACCGGGCCGCGGTGGACGCGGCGCTGGCGTCCGTTGGTCTCGCCGACCGGGCCGGCGACCCGGTCGCCACCCTCTCCGGCGGCCAGCAGCAGCGGGCACTGATCGCCCGCGCGCTGGCCGGCGAGCCGGAACTGCTGGTCCTCGACGAGCCGACCGCCGGGGTCGACGCGGCAAGCCAGGAGGCGTTCGCCGGGGCACTCAAGGACTTCGTGGCCCACGGCGGCACGGTGCTGCTGGTCGCACACGAGCTGGGGCCACTGCGGCCGCTGATCTCCCGGGCCGTCGTCGTGCACGCCGGCGGGATCGCCCACGACGGCCCGGTGCCGGAGCCCGCCGGCCATCACGCCGACCCCGACCACGACCACGTGCACCCACACGGTCCCGACGAACCCGCCGGGCTCTGGAGCAGCTGA
- a CDS encoding metal ABC transporter permease, whose translation MELFQYPYMQRALIGALVIGLAAPALGIYLVQRRLALIGDGVGHVALTGVGAGLLLNRSPVLVAVIVASLSAVAIEMVRARGRTSGDLALALLFYGGIAGGVMLVGLSGSTSADLNAYLFGSLITISPGDLTTITVLGAAILVTMLALRPALFAVCHDEEYARVSGLPVRALNLLIAVATAVTVTIAMRAVGVLLISALMVVPVATAQQVTRGFRSTMGAAMALGLFAAGSGVYVAANADTAPGASVVLMAIASFAVVALGGAGWRVLRRRRLAAGTPVAAPETEPHEVVLHRS comes from the coding sequence ATGGAACTCTTCCAGTACCCGTACATGCAACGCGCCCTGATCGGCGCGCTGGTCATCGGCCTGGCCGCCCCGGCGCTCGGCATCTACCTGGTGCAGCGCCGGCTGGCGCTGATCGGCGACGGGGTCGGGCACGTGGCACTCACCGGTGTCGGCGCCGGCCTGCTGCTCAACCGCTCCCCGGTGCTGGTGGCGGTGATCGTGGCGAGCCTCAGCGCCGTCGCCATCGAGATGGTGCGGGCGCGCGGACGCACCTCCGGCGACCTGGCGCTCGCGCTGCTGTTCTACGGCGGCATCGCCGGCGGGGTGATGCTCGTCGGGCTCTCCGGCAGCACCAGCGCAGACCTCAACGCGTACCTCTTCGGTTCGTTGATCACCATCTCTCCCGGCGACCTGACCACCATCACCGTGCTCGGCGCGGCGATCCTGGTCACCATGCTGGCGCTGCGCCCGGCGCTCTTCGCGGTCTGTCACGACGAGGAGTACGCCCGTGTCTCCGGCCTGCCCGTCCGGGCGCTCAACCTGCTGATCGCCGTCGCGACCGCGGTGACGGTGACGATCGCGATGCGCGCGGTCGGCGTCCTGCTGATCAGCGCGCTGATGGTGGTGCCGGTGGCCACCGCCCAACAGGTGACCCGGGGGTTCCGCAGCACGATGGGGGCGGCGATGGCGCTCGGCCTGTTCGCCGCCGGGTCCGGCGTGTACGTGGCCGCCAACGCCGACACCGCCCCCGGCGCGTCGGTCGTGCTGATGGCGATCGCCTCGTTCGCGGTGGTGGCGCTCGGCGGCGCGGGCTGGCGGGTGCTGCGGCGCCGGAGGCTGGCCGCCGGTACGCCGGTCGCCGCGCCGGAGACCGAGCCACACGAGGTCGTGCTGCACCGATCCTGA